One stretch of Tachysurus fulvidraco isolate hzauxx_2018 chromosome 12, HZAU_PFXX_2.0, whole genome shotgun sequence DNA includes these proteins:
- the strn3 gene encoding striatin-3 isoform X1, translating into MDEHPGGGGGGMATARQQQQQQQQSPQHGNNSNVNAHLVGAGGSAMGQQQQDETPRPQQYTIPGILHYIQHEWARFEMDRAHWEVERAELQARIAFLQGERKGQENLKNDLVRRIKMLEYALKQERAKYHKLKYGTELNQSEVKMPSFESEDTKDTEVSSVPQNSQLTWKQGRQLLRQYLQEVGYTDTILDVRSQRVRSLLGLSGSEQNGSVETKNLEQLLNGGESPAKRKGHDMKRNAGDVLETFNFLENADDSDEEEDEEGDLMEDVSNRTDKQRVKKHKIKVGNEGLASDLPDDADTEEALKEFDFLVNAEDGEGAGEARSSGDGTEWAEPLPFPSGGGKSFIMGSDDVLESVLGLGDLADLTVSNDDADYGYDLSASKDAFRKTWNPKYTLRSHFDGVRALAFHPVEPVLVTVSEDHTLKLWNLQKTVPAKKSASFDVEPIYTFRAHVGPVLSLAITANGEQCFSGGIDSTIQWWNIPSSNIDPYDTYDPSVLAGTLLGHTDAVWGLAYSGIKNRLLSCSADGTIKLWNPQEKIPCLYSFNSEREHGIPTSVDFNGCDPAFMVTSYNTGKVIIYDLETSQPIMECSTQRDSTLPFGNHINKVVSHPTLPVTITAHEDRHIKFYDNKSGKVIHAMVAHLDAVTSLAVDPNGIYLMSGSHDCSIRLWNLDSKTCVQEVTSHRKKSDESIYDVAFHPSKAFIGSAGADALAKVFV; encoded by the exons ATGGATGAACACcccggaggaggaggaggaggaatggcCACCGCgagacagcagcagcagcagcagcagcagtcccCACAGCACGGTAACAACAGCAACGTTAACGCTCATCTAGTCGGAGCTGGAGGCTCAGCGATggggcagcagcagcaggatgaGACGCCGAGGCCGCAGCAGTACACGATACCCGGGATTTTACACTACATCCAGCACGAGTGGGCCCGGTTCGAGATGGACAGGGCGCACTGGGAAGTCGAGCGGGCCGAACTACAG GCTCGAATAGCATTCCTccaaggagagagaaagggtcAAGAAAATTTAAAGAATGACCTGGTTAGAAGAATAAAGATGTTAGAATATGCATTAAAACAAGAAAG aGCAAAGTACCATAAATTAAAATATGGAACAGAACTCAATCAAAGTGAAGTAAAAATGCCCAGCTTTGAATCAG aaGATACCAAAGATACAGAGGTGTCGAGTGTACCTCAGAACAGTCAGTTAACTTGGAAACAAGGCCGGCAACTGCTAAGACA ATATCTTCAGGAAGTAGGTTACACAGACACAATACTAGATGTGCGGTCCCAGCGTGTGCGCTCTTTACTGGGGTTGTCTGGCTCGGAGCAGAATGGTTCAGTGGAAACCAAGAACCTGGAGCAGCTCCTCAATGGAGGAGAATCTCCAGCCAAACGGAAGGGGCATGACATGAAAAG GAATGCAGGAGATGTTCTGGAGACATTTAACTTCTTAGAAAACGCTGATGACAGCGATGAAGAGGAGGACGAAGAGGGAGACCTAATGGAAGATGTTTCAAACAGGACTGATAAACAAAGAGTAAAGaagcataaaataaaa GTTGGCAATGAGGGTTTAGCGTCAGACCTGCCAGATGATGCAGACACAGAAGAAGCACTAAAGGAGTTTGATTTCCTTGTGAATGCAGAAGATGGTGAGGGTGCCGGTGAGGCTCGAAGTTCAGGAGATGGTACAGAGTGGG CTGAACCACTGCCATTTCCATCGGGAGGTGGCAAGTCCTTTATCATGGGCTCAGATGACGTTTTGGAAAGTGTTTTAGGCCTTGGGGACCTTGCTGACCTGACAGTGTCCAATGATGATGCTGATTATGGCTATGAC CTTTCAGCCAGTAAGGATGCTTTCAGGAAGACGTGGAATCCAAAATACACCCTCCGCAGTCATTTTGATGGCGTGCGTGCTCTGGCTTTTCATCCTGTAGAACCTGTGCTGGTCACTGTCTCAGAAGACCATACCCTTAAACTGTGGAACCTCCAGAAGACAGTTCCTGCCAAAAA aagTGCCTCTTTTGATGTGGAGCCCATATACACGTTTAGAGCACATGT TGGGCCTGTGCTGTCTTTGGCTATTACTGCAAATGGTGAGCAGTGCTTCAGCGGTGGTATTGACTCAACGATACAGTGGTGGAATATTCCCAGCTCTAACATAGATCCTTATGACACATATG ATCCCAGTGTTTTGGCTGGAACTTTACTGGGCCACACTGATGCAGTTTGGGGACTGGCTTACAGCGGAATTAAGAATCGGCTGCTGTCCTGTTCGGCCGACGGAACCATTAAGTTGTGGAACCCTCAGGAGAAGATTCCTTGCCTCTACAGCTTCAACTCTGAGAGAG AGCATGGCATTCCTACATCTGTTGATTTTAATGGTTGTGATCCAGCGTTTATGGTGACCTCCTACAACACGGGCAAAGTTATCATCTATGATTTGGAGACCTCACAGCCAATCATGGAGTGCTCAACACAGAGGGACAGCA CACTGCCTTTTGGTAACCACATAAATAAAGTTGTGAGTCACCCCACACTGCCAGTCACAATCACAGCTCATGAGGACAGACACATCAAATTCTATGACAATAAATCAG GTAAAGTTATCCATGCAATGGTGGCGCACTTAGATGCTGTCACCAGTCTGGCAGTGGATCCTAATGGCATCTACCTGATGTCAGGAA GTCATGACTGTTCAATTCGGCTGTGGAACCTGGACAGCAAGACATGCGTACAGGAAGTCACCTCTCACCGGAAGAAGTCAGACGAGTCCATATACGACGTTGCCTTCCACCCTTCTAAGGCATTCATAGGGAGTGCCGGAGCAGATGCCCTGGCAAAAGTATTCGTATAA
- the strn3 gene encoding striatin-3 isoform X2, with protein sequence MDEHPGGGGGGMATARQQQQQQQQSPQHGNNSNVNAHLVGAGGSAMGQQQQDETPRPQQYTIPGILHYIQHEWARFEMDRAHWEVERAELQARIAFLQGERKGQENLKNDLVRRIKMLEYALKQERAKYHKLKYGTELNQSEVKMPSFESDTKDTEVSSVPQNSQLTWKQGRQLLRQYLQEVGYTDTILDVRSQRVRSLLGLSGSEQNGSVETKNLEQLLNGGESPAKRKGHDMKRNAGDVLETFNFLENADDSDEEEDEEGDLMEDVSNRTDKQRVKKHKIKVGNEGLASDLPDDADTEEALKEFDFLVNAEDGEGAGEARSSGDGTEWAEPLPFPSGGGKSFIMGSDDVLESVLGLGDLADLTVSNDDADYGYDLSASKDAFRKTWNPKYTLRSHFDGVRALAFHPVEPVLVTVSEDHTLKLWNLQKTVPAKKSASFDVEPIYTFRAHVGPVLSLAITANGEQCFSGGIDSTIQWWNIPSSNIDPYDTYDPSVLAGTLLGHTDAVWGLAYSGIKNRLLSCSADGTIKLWNPQEKIPCLYSFNSEREHGIPTSVDFNGCDPAFMVTSYNTGKVIIYDLETSQPIMECSTQRDSTLPFGNHINKVVSHPTLPVTITAHEDRHIKFYDNKSGKVIHAMVAHLDAVTSLAVDPNGIYLMSGSHDCSIRLWNLDSKTCVQEVTSHRKKSDESIYDVAFHPSKAFIGSAGADALAKVFV encoded by the exons ATGGATGAACACcccggaggaggaggaggaggaatggcCACCGCgagacagcagcagcagcagcagcagcagtcccCACAGCACGGTAACAACAGCAACGTTAACGCTCATCTAGTCGGAGCTGGAGGCTCAGCGATggggcagcagcagcaggatgaGACGCCGAGGCCGCAGCAGTACACGATACCCGGGATTTTACACTACATCCAGCACGAGTGGGCCCGGTTCGAGATGGACAGGGCGCACTGGGAAGTCGAGCGGGCCGAACTACAG GCTCGAATAGCATTCCTccaaggagagagaaagggtcAAGAAAATTTAAAGAATGACCTGGTTAGAAGAATAAAGATGTTAGAATATGCATTAAAACAAGAAAG aGCAAAGTACCATAAATTAAAATATGGAACAGAACTCAATCAAAGTGAAGTAAAAATGCCCAGCTTTGAATCAG ATACCAAAGATACAGAGGTGTCGAGTGTACCTCAGAACAGTCAGTTAACTTGGAAACAAGGCCGGCAACTGCTAAGACA ATATCTTCAGGAAGTAGGTTACACAGACACAATACTAGATGTGCGGTCCCAGCGTGTGCGCTCTTTACTGGGGTTGTCTGGCTCGGAGCAGAATGGTTCAGTGGAAACCAAGAACCTGGAGCAGCTCCTCAATGGAGGAGAATCTCCAGCCAAACGGAAGGGGCATGACATGAAAAG GAATGCAGGAGATGTTCTGGAGACATTTAACTTCTTAGAAAACGCTGATGACAGCGATGAAGAGGAGGACGAAGAGGGAGACCTAATGGAAGATGTTTCAAACAGGACTGATAAACAAAGAGTAAAGaagcataaaataaaa GTTGGCAATGAGGGTTTAGCGTCAGACCTGCCAGATGATGCAGACACAGAAGAAGCACTAAAGGAGTTTGATTTCCTTGTGAATGCAGAAGATGGTGAGGGTGCCGGTGAGGCTCGAAGTTCAGGAGATGGTACAGAGTGGG CTGAACCACTGCCATTTCCATCGGGAGGTGGCAAGTCCTTTATCATGGGCTCAGATGACGTTTTGGAAAGTGTTTTAGGCCTTGGGGACCTTGCTGACCTGACAGTGTCCAATGATGATGCTGATTATGGCTATGAC CTTTCAGCCAGTAAGGATGCTTTCAGGAAGACGTGGAATCCAAAATACACCCTCCGCAGTCATTTTGATGGCGTGCGTGCTCTGGCTTTTCATCCTGTAGAACCTGTGCTGGTCACTGTCTCAGAAGACCATACCCTTAAACTGTGGAACCTCCAGAAGACAGTTCCTGCCAAAAA aagTGCCTCTTTTGATGTGGAGCCCATATACACGTTTAGAGCACATGT TGGGCCTGTGCTGTCTTTGGCTATTACTGCAAATGGTGAGCAGTGCTTCAGCGGTGGTATTGACTCAACGATACAGTGGTGGAATATTCCCAGCTCTAACATAGATCCTTATGACACATATG ATCCCAGTGTTTTGGCTGGAACTTTACTGGGCCACACTGATGCAGTTTGGGGACTGGCTTACAGCGGAATTAAGAATCGGCTGCTGTCCTGTTCGGCCGACGGAACCATTAAGTTGTGGAACCCTCAGGAGAAGATTCCTTGCCTCTACAGCTTCAACTCTGAGAGAG AGCATGGCATTCCTACATCTGTTGATTTTAATGGTTGTGATCCAGCGTTTATGGTGACCTCCTACAACACGGGCAAAGTTATCATCTATGATTTGGAGACCTCACAGCCAATCATGGAGTGCTCAACACAGAGGGACAGCA CACTGCCTTTTGGTAACCACATAAATAAAGTTGTGAGTCACCCCACACTGCCAGTCACAATCACAGCTCATGAGGACAGACACATCAAATTCTATGACAATAAATCAG GTAAAGTTATCCATGCAATGGTGGCGCACTTAGATGCTGTCACCAGTCTGGCAGTGGATCCTAATGGCATCTACCTGATGTCAGGAA GTCATGACTGTTCAATTCGGCTGTGGAACCTGGACAGCAAGACATGCGTACAGGAAGTCACCTCTCACCGGAAGAAGTCAGACGAGTCCATATACGACGTTGCCTTCCACCCTTCTAAGGCATTCATAGGGAGTGCCGGAGCAGATGCCCTGGCAAAAGTATTCGTATAA